A single genomic interval of Coccidioides posadasii str. Silveira chromosome 1, complete sequence harbors:
- a CDS encoding uncharacterized protein (EggNog:ENOG410PK1S~COG:S~BUSCO:1026at33183) codes for MAAVGSKVSLLANVWKLLGIRHDVDDIILELLGRFSLEKVYSECDPQTYQRLVIALLARLNAIYSLQRLSLPSESEQAGQYLGFLASWEVVVRSVEFILQIIIEGRDSFWEARPLRDKYLAELLCVALRILILHPKPPGGHRVKERKDRFARIHGSLEKLFDNYPDPKSFLLCTCKAITDVLRNDPNALPLPSKLRSELPNLTTQLYPLPECLSPGYVSTLVENEEASEQWLAQFLALRDVSHFVVGAFIQYIVDEETSDADLQASCANSRNAVLVSLDSFRIPQSLSKLEMIETFSEIFRLILPDTPNVSIEDASKLMFDEEATDAIHAFCLSLNDRQVVHRVSDAHLMNAMASILDNVALFVEPGPRPRSAYHRAYALNCPSCHFVEHFQFTDANNLKIPDPSEVPMIKLPEGTKCVQCGEAVTVAREISLVWQAWDALKLVECNADTIGVERHLPTQFQLLPKAGTCVPAQTAAGNHADIGVPTLHEPKLPGPYTPHAEYTGFSSAGPSDKPHFYSPDLVSPISPDQRHRYDSPLSEFARPEFQSSMNDTIHNSSLQISPNERILNSPVEGTLPPFGTDFSTNHIERANSRASFQPIPLSRTRTILTSDKKGKWMSKRRKDPPASSVGDTSSLSSGTLERQKMEEISLKDLISLSKVHGRGKGSKNINVYLSQNSTYALFWMQPSIHIWDVGMSPPTPVRAISTESSCLMAAVTKTYLAYVIGTRDQKLTLRIVNLVQPTALVLEYRMPSTLWCRSIAMSPKENYVVIGFENATVRFFRTTNTEQPREFRLHPYHKQCRGCPSVDTLSFSHDGIVLLASTRNPKMGMIQTYMWSFPFLEFRELVKCRYYVPLHESEDNGVSTALYRPSSSPDEDLVCITTWTQSGVPLLIQPENGHKAEIKPDGTRRLGNRIQCAAFSPSGNQLGLVNDKGQLYQLSNLNSSIMECRKLATSRELTLKSESFAMSYMSLHEEESVVLAWVEMPKGVAYIKKVPITSAGTEYQISTAGDVADVPFSELPGDTSLTTPEKPAKEPGRLLSPVFRQYMSFGESKRSQKKAIEMPANDIHATKRVD; via the exons ATGGCCGCCGTCGGCTCCAAGGTCAGCCTCTTGGCAAACGTGTGGAAACTTTTGGGAATTCGGCACGATGTCGACGATATCATCCTAGAGCTTCTCGGTCGTTTCTCCTTGGAAAAGGTCTACTCCGAATGCGATCCTCAGACATATCAGCGCCTTGTCATTGCCCTGTTGGCCCGCCTCAATGCCATCTACTCCCTTCAACGCCTATCTTTACCCTCTGAAAGCGAGCAGGCCGGCCAGTATCTGGGCTTTTTGGCAAGTTGGGAAGTCGTCGTACGCTCTGTCGAATTCATCCTGCAAATAATAATCGAAGGGCGGGACAGCTTCTGGGAGGCACGGCCTCTACGAGACAAGTATCTTGCTGAACTGCTGTGCGTCGCATTACGAATATTGATTCTACACCCAAAGCCACCTGGGGGCCACCGGGTTAAAGAGCGCAAAGATCGGTTTGCACGCATCCACGGCTCGCTAGAAAAATTATTCGACAACTATCCCGATCCTAAGTCATTCCTCCTCTGCACCTGCAAAGCCATCACCGACGTCTTGCGTAACGACCCCAATGCCCTTCCGCTGCCCTCCAAGTTACGCTCAGAGCTACCCAATTTGACAACGCAATTG TATCCCTTGCCGGAATGTCTATCACCTGGTTATGTTTCTACTCTTGTCGAGAACGAAGAGGCCTCGGAGCAATGGCTGGCCCAGTTTCTTGCCCTCAGGGATGTATCACATTTCGTGGTGGGCGCTTTCATCCAATACATCGTGGATGAAGAGACCTCCGACGCTGACCTTCAAGCGTCTTGCGCAAACTCTCGGAATGCAGTTTTAGTTTCGCTGGACAGCTTTCGAATACCTCAGAGTCTCTCCAAATTGGAGATGATAGAAACCTTTAGTGAAATTTTCCGGCTCATTCTACCGGATACCCCAAATGTAAGCATTGAAGATGCATCGAAATTAATGTTCGACGAAGAGGCAACAGATGCGATTCATGCCTTTTGTCTTTCCCTTAATGACCGCCAAGTGGTCCACCGTGTGAGCGATGCTCACTTGATGAATGCTATGGCAAGTATACTTGACAACGTCGCGCTTTTCGTTGAACCTGGTCCGCGACCTCGATCGGCCTACCATAGAGCGTATGCGTTGAATTGTCCCTCTTGCCATTTTGTCGAACATTTTCAGTTCACAGATGCAAACAACTTGAAAATTCCG GACCCATCTGAAGTCCCAATGATCAAGCTTCCGGAAGGCACAAAGTGTGTTCAATGCGGTGAAGCGGTTACTGTTGCGCGGGAGATCTCACTCGTTTGGCAGGCCTGGGATGCCTTAAAACTAGTGGAATGCAACGCCGACACTATTGGTGTAGAAAGGCACTTGCCTACTCAGTTTCAACTCTTACCTAAAGCCGGGACCTGCGTGCCGGCGCAAACGGCCGCCGGTAATCACGCTGACATCGGAGTTCCCACTTTGCATGAACCAAAGCTTCCCGGGCCATATACACCTCATGCAGAATATACCGGCTTCTCAAGCGCGGGGCCTTCAGATAAACCCCATTTTTATTCTCCTGATCTCGTATCTCCAATCTCCCCTGACCAACGGCACAGATATGATTCGCCACTCAGTGAATTCGCCAGACCGGAGTTCCAGTCTTCGATGAATGACACAATCCATAATAGCAGCCTGCAAATTTCTCCAAATGAGAGGATCTTGAATAGCCCAGTCGAAGGGACCCTCCCTCCATTTGGCACAGACTTCTCAACGAACCACATTGAACGCGCGAACTCAAGGGCATCTTTTCAACCCATACCACTTTCACGGACACGTACCATTTTAACTTCAGATAAGAAAGGTAAGTGGATGtcgaaaagaagaaaggatCCGCCTGCCTCGTCAGTTGGTGATACGAGCTCCTTATCCTCTGGGACTTTAGAACGCCAGAAAATGGAAGAAATTTCACTCAAGGATTTGATCAGTTTATCCAAAGTGCATGGGAGAGGCAAGGGGTCAAAAAACATAAATGTGTACCTCTCTCAGAATTCAACGTATGCTCTTTTCTGGATGCAACCATCGATACACATTTGGGACGTGGGCATGTCCCCGCCCACACCCGTCCGAGCAATCTCAACAGAGAGCTCTTGTCTGATGGCTGCTGTGACGAAAACATACTTAGCATATGTCATTGGAACTCGTGACCAAAAACTCACG CTGCGAATTGTAAATCTCGTCCAGCCCACGGCATTGGTGCTTGAGTATCGTATGCCGTCGACGTTATGGTGCCGCAGCATTGCAATGAGTCCCAAAGAAAACTATGTCGTTATCGGATTCGAGAACGCCACAGTCCGATTCTTCAGAACCACCAATACCGAGCAGCCCAGAGAGTTCCGCCTTCATCCATATCACAAACAATGCAGAGGCTGCCCATCTGTGGACACGTTGTCTTTCTCTCACGACGGTATTGTCCTCCTTGCAAGTACGAGAAATCCAAAGATGGGTATGATCCAGACATATATGTGGTCATTTCCCTTCTTAGAATTTCGGGAGCTCGTAAAATGCCGATATTACGTACCTTTGCACGAGTCAGAAGACAACGGAGTGTCGACAGCGCTGTATCGGCCGTCAAGTTCTCCAGACGAGGATTTGGTGTGCATCACCACCTGGACACAGTCCGGTGTTCCCCTCCTCATACAGCCAGAAAATGGTCATAAAGCCGAGATCAAACCGGATGGCACAAGGCGCCTTGGTAACCGTATCCAGTGCGCAGCGTTCTCGCCATCTGGCAACCAACTAGGCCTTGTTAATGATAAAGGTCAATTGTATCAACTGTCTAATCTCAACTCAAGTATCATGGAGTGTCGAAAGCTGGCAACGTCAAGGGAGTTGACCTTGAAATCCGAATCGTTCGCCATGTCATACATGTCGTTGCATGAGGAAGAGTCGGTCGTTTTAGCTTGGGTTGAAATGCCCAAAGGTGTCGCTTATATCAAAAAAGTTCCAATAACTTCCGCTGGT ACGGAATATCAAATCTCAACCGCTGGCGACGTTGCTGATGTACCTTTCTCCGAACTTCCCGGCGATACAAGCTTGACAACCCCTGAAAAACCAGCCAAAGAGCCCGGCCGCTTGTTATCACCTGTTTTTCGACAATATATGTCCTTCGGCGAGAGTAAACGGTCGCAGAAAAAGGCCATTGAAATGCCTGCAAATGATATCCATGCGACGAAACGAGTCGACTAG
- a CDS encoding uncharacterized protein (EggNog:ENOG410PUMK~COG:T): MLEPLPLRKEWMNDLAHAVAFLESLNLAHDDLRPENIQLGGNQPKLSDLHCTAEIGTDLKLA; encoded by the coding sequence ATGTTGGAACCCCTACCTCTACGAAAAGAATGGATGAACGACCTTGCGCACGCCGTTGCTTTCCTTGAATCGCTCAACCTCGCTCATGATGACTTACGACCTGAAAATATCCAGCTTGGTGGCAACCAACCGAAACTGTCCGATTTACATTGTACAGCGGAAATCGGGACAGATTTGAAGCTTGCATGA
- a CDS encoding uncharacterized protein (SECRETED:SignalP(1-22)~EggNog:ENOG410PJ5J~COG:S) — MGRFGCALVSLALLSSAPLSFGRVLLGSDASVLPRSKEQEPCALVAAAQQKQLSGNKKEKTFRISAELAHACLQSVPFKKQDALRLIDGLDSFWHWQSTIDYLKDPPEGYLMPATDLDKGILRIRNKAAANKYENEIEFQQDMLALVNSVHDGHFNLYLDAINIFSFRRVEFGPIVSLSLDGKSLPKVYSYNDLNGKSNGKWRPSAIKSIDGEDAQQWLRRLSYRGSAQDPDALYNALFYNPPGHIQDAAGAFFTAPGVYTEPQIHVEFENGTKKEYQNDAIFHVDFDGVRDGETFYKKFCSGNIDQAPMLKKREVELQKRSSASPRRHFPEPVVEFSDGSIAGYFLEGDHSDIAVLSVSTFAPIKNDDNVNAEFSNLTSTFLAASKKAGKKKLIVDVTSNGGGSLFLGFDLFMQLFPEAKVTSAFNLRATKELDIIGRKINQLLKDPKTMGGRGAAYERNGIFDLNSYVDVDEGKFRSWDDYFGPVTNDDFDFTNLALWDLDNEIMSLKTSRFVVAGYGSRSDLPSQAFKAEDIILLTDATCASTCAVLADLMKAKGVKSIVAGGRPRQGPVQAVGGVKGSQVLTFEQLFKAAAHVFELYSTPQERRQWEDTHIGEIYRTGTYVLARTVGDGAGGRINYRNAIHPDDKERIPRQFVNEPADCRIWHTPKTILDMANLWSVAANTAWGDDGCTPGSSPSD; from the exons ATGGGGAGATTTGGCTGTGCTTTGGTGTCTTTGGCTCTCTTGTCATCTGCACCGTTGAGCTTTGGAAGGGTGCTATTGGGCTCAGATGCGTCAGTACTGCCAAGGTCGAAGGAGCAAGAACCATGCGCATTAGTGGCTGCAGCGCAGCAAAAGCAACTGTCGGGGAATAAAAAGG AGAAGACTTTTCGTATTTCAGCCGAACTGGCTCATGCCTGCTTACAATCGGTCCCATTCAAAAAGCAAGATGCTCTCCGCTTGATTGACGGCCTAGATTCTTTCTGGCACTGGCAAAGCACCATTGACTACCTGAAAGATCCTCCAGAAGGTTATCTGATGCCAGCGACGGATCTTGATAAGGGAATATTACGAATTCGAAACAAAGCTGCTGCGAATAAATATGAAAATGAAATCGAATTCCAACAGGATATGCTCGCTCTCGTGAATAGCGTCCACGATGGTCATTTTAATTTATATCTGGACGCTATCAACATTTTCAGTTTCCGCCGAGTAGAGTTTGGACCGATAGTGTCTCTATCTTTAGACGGCAAGAGCTTGCCCAAGGTCTATTCTTATA ATGACTTAAATGGTAAATCGAATGGCAAATGGAGGCCCAGCGCTATTAAATCGATAGACGGCGAGGATGCGCAACAATGGCTTCGCCGTCTTTCGTACCGCGGGTCCGCGCAGGACCCTGATGCACTATACAATGCCCTGTTTTATAATCCCCCAGGCCATATACAGGATGCCGCTGGTGCCTTTTTCACTGCTCCCGGAGTGTATACTGAGCCTCAAATTCATGTTGAATTTGAGAATGGAACCAAGAAAGAGTACCAGAATGACGCGATCTTCCACGTTGATTTTGATGGGGTGAGGGATGGTGAAACATTCTATAAGAAATTTTGCAGTGGAAATATAGATCAAGCTCCAATgctaaagaaaagagaagttGAATTGCAAAAGCGGTCCAGTGCAAGTCCCCGTCGACATTTTCCGGAGCCGGTTGTTGAATTTAGTGATGGTTCCATCGCTGGTTATTTCCTGGAAGGCGACCATTCCGATATAGCAGTCCTTTCTGTTAGCACCTTTGCGCCAATTAAAAATGACGACAATGTTAATGCAGAGTTCAGCAACCTGACGTCGACATTTCTAGCCGCAAGTAAGAAGGCagggaagaagaagctgattGTGGATGTTACTTCTAACGGTGGTGGCTCTCTGTTCCTAGGGTTTGATTTATTCATGCAG CTTTTCCCGGAAGCAAAAGTGACCAGTGCATTCAATCTTCGAGCGACGAAAGAACTTGATATCATTGGCAGAAAAATCAACCAGTTGCTTAAGGATCCAAAGACCATGGGTGGCCGGGGAGCTGCTTATGAGAGGAATGGAATTTTCGATCTCAACTCGTATGTTGACGTTGACGAGGGGAAATTTAGGTCGTGGGATGACTACTTTGGACCAGTAACTAACGACGATTTTGATTTCACTAACCTCGCTCTCTGGGATCTGGACAATGAAATAATGTCGCTGAAAACTAGCCGATTTGTTGTTGCAGGTTATGGATCCCGCTCCGATCTGCCATCCCAGGCCTTCAAAGCAGAAGATATCATCTTGCTCACTGATGCCACGTGTGCATCAACCTGTGCTGTGCTTGCAGACTTGATGAAGGCAAAGGGTGTCAAGTCAATCGTGGCTGGAGGACGCCCGCGTCAAGGACCCGTCCAAGCTGTTGGTGGCGTGAAAGGTTCTCAGGTTCTAACGTTTGAGCAGCTCTTCAAAGCTGCAGCGCATGTTTTTGAGCTTTATTCGACACCTCAGGAGCGGCGACAATGGGAAGACACTCATATTGGCGAGATCTATCGCACTGGAACATACGTTCTTGCCCGCACTGTTGGCGACGGAGCCGGGGGACGTATTAACTACCGAAACGCCATTCATCCGGATGACAAAGAGCGTATCCCAAGACAGTTTGTTAACGAACCCGCAGATTGCAGGATCTGGCATACTCCGAAAACTATTTTGGATATGGCCAACCTATGGTCTGTTGCTGCTAACACGGCATGGGGCGACGATGGATGCACACCCGGATCATCCCCCAGCGACTGA
- a CDS encoding uncharacterized protein (EggNog:ENOG410PGA4~COG:S): protein MAETVSITICGDGGCGKSSITLRLVRSQWTHEYDPTIEDSYSVTRTVDGRPYFLSLTDTAGQEEYRGLWAASNLKSDAFLLVYDITNASTLDALDSFMDMIDLEAENRLESNQRLIKQSRKTSPGAERFAVGMAPPVTIVAGNKCDLKDARTVSARQGLEWARKRGCGFMETSAREMVNIEETFALIVRRVVEARRIHHLQQFPPTSQVLPPPSSRPPMERTTSQLIAHSHTPPLTAHERALSDAVYKAQGEGSQKQWLGLGRALSKKIAKIRKNSDTPAPTTDTPRRRSRAESSAARSHKRKISSAQSKANNHESTGQQGTQRNEPSYSREDDAPKPQESEDGNSKESWWKRVNCARS from the exons ATGGCCGAGACGGTGTCCATTACGATATGCGGTGATGGAGGATGTG GCAAGTCGTCAATTACATTGCGACTTGTGAGGAGCCAGTGGACTCATGA GTATGATCCAACTATCG AAGATTCATACTCCGTCACCCGTACTGTGGACGGCCGGCCGTATTTCCTTTCCCTCACCGATACCGCGGGGCAAGAAGAGTACCGTGGTTTATGGGCAGCGTCAAATTTGAAATCAGATGCGTTTCTTCTCGTTTACGACATTACGAACGCTTCAACCTTGGACGCCTTGGATTCTTTTATGGATATGATTGATTTGGAAGCTGAAAATAGGCTTGAGAGTAATCAGCGCTTGATTAAGCAGTCACGAAAGACTAGTCCAGGAGCAGAACGGTTTGCCGTAGGCATGGCCCCGCCAGTTACCATTGTCGCCGGAAACAAATGCGACCTCAAGGACGCGCGGACTGTGAGCGCAAGGCAAGGTTTGGAATGGGCTAGAAAGCGGGGGTGCGGGTTTATGGAGACGAGCGCAAGAGAAATGGTAAATATCGAAGAGACCTTTGCCC TGATCGTTCGTCGCGTTGTTGAGGCCCGACGCATCCACCACCTACAACAATTCCCACCCACTAGCCAGGTCCTACCACCGCCGAGTTCACGACCGCCCATGGAACGAACGACCTCACAACTCATCGCGCATTCTCATACACCACCTCTTACAGCTCATGAGCGAGCTTTGAGCGATGCTGTATACAAGGCGCAGGGAGAGGGGTCCCAGAAGCAATGGCTTGGCTTAGGAAGAGCTCTTTCGAAGAAGATTGCGAAAATCCGGAAGAACAGTGATACTCCGGCCCCGACTACCGACACCCCGCGGCGGCGGAGCAGAGCAGAATCCTCGGCAGCAAGGTCTCACAAGAGGAAAATCTCTAGCGCGCAAAGTAAAGCTAACAACCATGAAAGCACAGGACAGCAAGGAACCCAGCGAAATGAACCAAGCTATTCTCGGGAAGATGATGCCCCCAAACCACAGGAAAGCGAGGACGGGAATTCTAAGGAGAGTTGGTGGAAACGAGTTAATTGCGCTCGCTCTTAA